A single window of Chloracidobacterium sp. DNA harbors:
- a CDS encoding PilZ domain-containing protein: MTENIPSEASSPSERRDSDRKKLIVDVRFEGGDGTGIANTRDIGVGGLYMTTTSTLDIGTPILMNVSVAGREMHIAGVVVYSDPGHGVGVRFKDLAADDLDYLRSELNLA; this comes from the coding sequence TGACTGAAAATATTCCCAGTGAAGCTAGCTCTCCTTCCGAACGCCGTGATTCGGACCGTAAAAAGTTGATCGTTGACGTCAGATTTGAGGGCGGCGACGGTACGGGTATCGCAAATACCCGCGATATCGGGGTTGGCGGCCTGTATATGACGACGACCTCGACCCTTGATATTGGCACGCCGATATTGATGAATGTCAGCGTCGCGGGCCGCGAAATGCATATTGCGGGCGTTGTGGTATATTCGGACCCGGGCCACGGTGTCGGTGTCCGTTTTAAGGATCTGGCGGCCGATGACCTTGACTATCTTCGCAGTGAACTTAACTTAGCCTAA